One segment of Bdellovibrionota bacterium DNA contains the following:
- a CDS encoding aromatic amino acid lyase: MEAEIEIGIAPLTPEQLRDVADGSRKVRIPAAARERIQNGRRTVEKMIDRNDRPVYSINTGFGSLKNVRIPKDKLDQLQLNIIRSHSVGVGDPLPKSVVRGMMLLRAHSLATGHSGV, translated from the coding sequence ATGGAAGCAGAAATTGAGATTGGAATCGCACCGCTAACGCCCGAACAGCTTAGAGACGTCGCCGATGGATCGAGAAAGGTGCGAATCCCCGCCGCGGCTCGAGAGAGAATTCAAAACGGACGGCGCACCGTCGAGAAAATGATCGATCGAAACGACCGGCCCGTTTACAGCATTAATACCGGCTTCGGGAGTCTCAAGAACGTCCGAATTCCCAAGGATAAGCTGGACCAGTTGCAGTTGAATATCATTCGGAGCCACTCCGTCGGCGTCGGAGATCCCCTTCCGAAGTCAGTGGTTCGGGGAATGATGCTTCTTCGGGCCCATTCGCTGGCCACGGGACATTCGGGCGTT
- a CDS encoding HU family DNA-binding protein, which translates to MTKAELIERVFKDNKPRRISRVAITEMIDGTFDLLAKGIKRDGKFTYPGFGAFTLRKRKARTGRNPKTGEPIMIEARRAIAFRPAPLLKQSLR; encoded by the coding sequence ATGACCAAAGCGGAACTGATCGAACGCGTTTTTAAAGACAATAAGCCACGAAGAATCTCTCGCGTAGCCATTACCGAAATGATCGACGGCACGTTCGATCTCTTGGCCAAAGGGATCAAACGGGACGGCAAATTCACCTATCCCGGTTTCGGTGCTTTCACGCTGCGTAAACGCAAGGCGCGAACGGGCCGCAATCCGAAGACCGGCGAGCCGATCATGATTGAAGCACGCCGAGCCATCGCGTTTCGGCCCGCCCCGTTACTAAAGCAATCCCTTCGCTAG